gctttggtgttgttttttgtttgtttttatgtggcAGGACCCCATCAAAGCTCAGAATCTGCTGCCAAATTCTATACCATGTTGAGCTTGTGCTGCTCACGCTTAACAAATACAATGCTTTCTCTAACTGGAATGTCCAGAATCTGGCTTGGTGCCTTGAAGGAGAACATCATCTAATGTGCAATTGAGATTATAAAAATCAGTAACCTTTAGgctttgtatctttttttgtCACATTTGGATTGATATGgagtttttttgcttgtttttattttgtttggattGTTAATTCTTAAGTGACAGTGCCAGTTGCCCCAAtctccattttttcccttcctttgttAGTTCTTAGAGGGAGAAAAGTATTACTCATTCAAATCTAATAAATCTAATGTAATGATGgacttttttctgttctgaaatgaaTAGAGTTCCATATGCAATCAGTGCAGTTAACTTCAtgactttttaatatttcaatatttaataCCGCATGTATAAATTTATAATACCGTATGTACCATGTCTTTAGTAATTATAGGTCTTTGAAATGCACTTTGATATTTACAACTTCTGTGCATTTCAGCATCTATAGCCATGATACATTCTGTGGTGGTAACTTCCAGCATCAAGTCAGCCACATCTGCTTTTTCTTGGAGCATTAGAACAACATTAAAATGATCTCATTTGCTGTCTAATAAGCTTGCAAAGTACTGTATACTGCATGGTTTCTAGTTTGGGAAATCAGTCTGGAAAACCAACCTTTCATGCTTGGTTACCAGTGTGAGGAATGTCAAGGGGTGCTCCATCCTGCAGAGGTGCCAAGCATTCTAGTCCCACAGAACACTTAAGCACATGCTTACTATTAAGCTCATAAGTAGTGTCATTGATCTTAAGCGTGAGCTTAAGTGCATTATTGACACAGGGCCAGAGGGCTAAATGCCATAAGAAGTCATGGTTGCCTGTATCATCGGGTGAggatagttaaaaaaaaaccctaatttATTACAGCTGCAGTTTCTGCAGTATGTTAAATGTTATAAGAAAAGTGTTATGAAAAGAGGTGAGAGATGGATATTGTTTTGGATGTACCTGTGCAAATTTACCTGCTTGATTTCAGTGGGTTTACCATTGCTGGAGGTGCACATTCCAAAGTAACCGAACTCTGTTAAAGACTGCAGATCTGTTACACACTTACTGGTTTGTTTCACAATTCTTATCCTAAGAGGgaataacaacaaaacccaaGCTTTGAACCAGTAAACTTTCAATCATGTGGGTTGTTCTTAATTGAGTATTTAATCTCATGGTTCATTTGAAAACCCAGTCAACCGAAGTTCATTTCTTTTAACATGGATGCAGCCACTGAAAAAAGTGAGGTGAGGAGCATCTGCTTACATGTGCTGGTTTCTGAATAGAACAGAACATGGAGTGAACAAAAAGGGGACTGCCAAGGTGTTTTCTCACCTCTAGATTTTTAATTCTGtcaattttcttgttttcttctcatgcCACTTTCATTGTATCGGATTGAAAATTGTATACCTGATAAGTTTCAGGAGCCTTCTGCTTTTTGTACACCAGAAAGGTCCACTCGGTGTTTTATACAGAAAGGCTGTAACCCTAAGCAGTTTGAGTTCCTAAGACTTCTCTGGTTATACATTTCTCTGGAAATGGAGCTACTTTTTAGTCTTTGCTTATGACCTTAGTGAAATGTGGGAGAATCCAGTGAGGAGTTAGAGCTTGATATGCTGAGCAGATTGCCTTTCCTGaagcttcacagaatcacagagctgTAGGAGTTGTTAAGGATCTCTGGAAATTGTCTAGTCCACACCTCCACTAAAGCAGATTCACTATAATAGGCTCTCCCTTGGAATTGATTCTTAGACGTGAGTATAATTTTTGAAGGTTATTTATACGTAGGAATAGATGGAGGGAGATCTtgtattacattttcttcacttGCGTACTTAAGGATATTGTAATAATAGCCTATTTTTTATGTTGTCTTACTGTTAAAAAGGAGTAGGACTTAAGTTGCGTGACACTTTTTCAAATACACAATAGTTACATTTGGCGGCATCCTTGTTTTATGTTACTaactgttttttattgttttagtGGGAAGAAATTAGTGGACTGGATGAAAACTACACTCCTATACGAACATACCAGGTATGCCAGGTCATGGAATCGAACCAAAACAACTGGCTTCGGACTAACTGGATTGCGAAAAGCAATGCACAAAGGATTTTTGTAGAACTGAAATTCACTCTGAGGGATTGTAACAGTCTTCCTGGAGTTCTGGGGACTTGTAAAGAAACTTTTAACTTGTATTATTATGAAACAGACTACGATACTGGCAGGAATATCAGAGAAAATCAATATGTAAAAATAGACACTATTGCAGCAGATGAAAGTTTTACCCAGGGTGATCTGggggagagaaaaatgaaacttaaCACAGAGGTGAGAGAAATTGGACCTTTGTCCAAAAAAGGATTCTATCTTGCATTTCAGGATGTAGGGGCCTGCATTGCTTTGGTCTCTGTGAAAGTCTACTACAAGAAGTGCTGGTCCATCATTGAGAACTTAGCTATTTTTCCTGACACAGTGACTGGCTCAGAGTTTTCCTCTTTAGTTGAAGTACGAGGAACTTGTGtcagcagtgcagaggaggAAGCTGAGAACTCTCCGAAGATGCACTGTAGCGCAGAGGGAGAATGGCTAGTGCCTATTGGAAAGTGTATCTGCAAAGCAGGATATCAGCAGAAAGGAGACACCTGTGAACGTAAGTAGACATACAGCTTTTATAGTGAGCAGTACAGATTATATTGCACCATTTTGTTATTTCTCTGCAACAGAAATACATCATCAGTCTGCTGTTAAAATTTCAGATCCTCAGTCTGTATCTTCCTAATGGCCAGTCTGAAGCAGTCACTTCTGGGTATGGAAATTGGTGCTTGTGTGCtgcattttacttcatttttgtttacaGTTATGCCTCATACAAGTTTTTAAATATAGATTCAGGACAAAAATTTTCAACAGTTTAAGGTGACATTCCTTGTACTCACTGGTACAGAACTTTGTATTAATAATCTCTGAGCAATTAAACACCTTGTTCTTTCATATGGCCTGTGACAATTATAAGGAAAttgaaactgagaaaataaatgtagaatGAAGTGTGGTTAGTAATGGGAAGAATATACACacaataaaatctgctttggaGGTTTGCGTTGTAAGTGCTTACAAATTTAGACACAAAAGTATTGTTTTAGATCTTTCAAACAGATTATCATGTTTCCAGATTGAAGTATGTTTCCCTCTCTGCAGTATCATTTTGCATAAAACTAACTTGGAACTTTTTGCTTTCCAGGGGATCATGGTGAATAGTCTGAAATACTAGTAAATCAGAGACTATTGAGCTGTACTTTCTAATTAAGACTGATTTAGTTACACAGATTCTTAGAAAAATACTTACCCTTAATGTAGCTGTCAGTGGGTCTACATGCATAAGAAGTTTCTGCTTAGGAAAGGATATTTTACTGTCTCTTGTACTGCTTACAATAAAATCAAGACAGTTTGTTTAAAGActgatataattttttaaatatttatgacaATATATAATTCTTATCATAAGATCACACAAGCTATTTATGGTCACATTTTTATTGTAAGAGGCATGTTAGTGAGAAATGTTGCATGCAAGTTCACCACGCCCACATACACTCCCAAacctatgaaaaagaaaaatctatggAATTTCAAAACCAAACCTGGCTGCAGTCACTAAACTTGAGATGTCCATGTAAGGACTTCAAATCCTGTAGAGGATTAGGGTCACCCTAAAGGAAAGTAAATGTGCTTATTATTAACAAGCTGttgtcagggaaaaaaaactattgCGTTCCTGATGAGTTTTTTAGTAGGAAATTCTATACAAGGTGAAGTTGATCTGGGGCCTTTGTAGCCTCTCACAAATCTTTCATTGTTATGTTGGGAAAGGATGAGGGCTTATACACTGAAGAGGGTGATCTCATTAGGAATAATAGTGATGTGAAAAACTGTCCCCACAAAACCACTCAGCAGACTGTATTAAGGCTCTGTTAAAAATATTAACCAATGTATCTCATTGAAAACTGTACTGAGTCTATCAAATATTTCTTTGGAGTgactgaatctttttttttttttcttgattgcAGACCTAGTCATGGTTGATGTAATGAATACactaattttatttctctttaaacagAGAAGGGAAAGTATCCAAATAAAGAGGCAATATATATACTGGGTAGTGGCTGAGATGGGTgagaggtggtggtggggaTAGAGAGAGGAAAGTAAGTGTTTGGTAACTGGAATTCAAGTAACTTATTTATTAAACAAGCTTCTTAATTTCTAACCACAGTGATGTTGACAAAAGAATTAAATGATAACTTGTACTTGAGTATAGCAGTGTGCTCATTTGCAAGAACACTTCTCACTGTTGGCTTGCTTCCAAGGCAATTGCTAAGAGAATACGCTATACTGGAAGCAGTCCAGAGGATCAtttatagtatttttttcttttctttcagtggtCCTATTaagaatttgaaaacaaactCTGGCTCCATATTGAGGCAAGTTAATGtatttgagagagaaaaggtGGGAGGCAGCCGCTCACCAAatgtgtgctgctggcagcacgaAGTCAGGCTGATCTGAGTGACTGTGGCTCACAATAGTAATTGCAGTCTGTAATGCTTGTTAGCCATGTCTGTGCTTGAGGATGTTATTAAATATGATCAACTATGTAGTGACCGATAATACAGCTGGCACACTGATACAGCGTCTGTTTTTTTGTGACAGATATTGAGGGAAACTTATCTGAACATTGACACTAATGCAACTGGCTATCTGTTACTGTCAAGCTGTGTAACAGATCAAGCAGAGGCAAGTCGATGTGTGCTTCCTTAACCCAGAGCTTTTATAGCCTTGTCTGAGGGCTCACTTCTGCAAATACTTTGTACCTGGCATGCTGTGTGACTTCTTTGGGACTACTCGTGGTAGAAAGCATTGTGCTCTGTCAGGACTGGCTGAAGTCTGTGATTCCTCTCTCACGCTTACTGTAGCTCACCTGAATTAATTTAACACAATAGGAAGGCCTTTTAAAGATACAGAATAATGCCTTATCTGTCTGCATTGTAGCAAAGATAGGAGTAGATGGCCACATTGTAGTTCCAATAGCTCTTCAACCTGTAACTCAGTGGGGATTTTCATTTGTGTTATACTGGCTTGATTGGCTGACTGTGATTGAAGAATGCAATCCTTTTGCatacagcttttcttctgtatgtGAAATTTCTCGAATTCAGATACTAAAACAATTGCCTTTTGATTTATACTAATTCTGCACTGGATGTGCTGCCAGAAcccttattttttttgttgtttttgttgcacTGAATGCAAGTAACTGGCAGAGTCTGGAAGAATGAGAAAGGAAGCAATCATGAGTGGTGAAATGCACCAGCTAGACACCAAACTTCCATTTATTCATTCTTCAATGTTCAATCTTCTAAGCTGAATTAATATCTTTTTCAGATGTACACTGATTACTTCTCGCTATTGATGCGCTTAGAATTCCATATCATCTCAGTGATCTATTGTAATAACACATACAAAAAGGAGAGTTTAACTCCATACAGCTCACAGTGTTCATGTAAGGCAAAATCTTAAAGCTTGTTGTAGAAAGCATGAGAAAACTAGATAATAGTATGAACTTTGCATTGCAGTTGGTTTTTGCTTACATACAAGGATACTGTCTCCTCAGAGTTGATCGTGTCTGCTAGTATTTGGAACTATACTGAGGTATAGAGATTTTACATTGTAGAGGACTGTACTGAGAAGAACCTAGCAAACATACTTGAAAGGTACTTAGCAAATCTTCCAACATCACCCACTGTGTCTGCTCcatcaagaaacaaaacaaagaaaaaacaaaacaaagaaaaaacaaaacaaagaaaaaacaaacaaagaaaaaacaaaacaaaagaaaaaacaaaacaaagaaaaaacaaaacaaagaaaaaacaaaacaaagaaaaaacaaaacaaagaaaaaacaaaacaaagaaaaaacaaaacaaagaaaaaacaaaacaaagaaaaaacaaaacaaagaaaaaacaaaacaaagaaaaaacaaaacaaagaaaaaaccccCACCCAAATGCAATGCAATTTTATCTGTCTGTAGTAGACTCCCAATGGATGTAACTTTGGTTTCTTTCTCACAGTGTTGTCCAGTCAAAGTGTTGCACATATAAGGACCACACTGATATCAGTGATTGGTATGTGAATGAGAAAATGATTCTTTGAGAACTCCTAGTATAACGcaattttcatctgtttcatgTTAGTTGTGTGGAATGGGAGAATTATATTTACTCAATCGGAGCAGTAGAGTTATATTTCAGAAGGTAAGAAGCATCTCTTAATATGACTGAAGTGAGAAATTACATAGATGATTTAGAGCCAAGTccaaaaacacagaatttgaGGCAAAGCCAAAGTGTAAATTTTACTATTAAACATCTTATAATACTAAAACAACATTAACAGTTGTTTTAGTGCCCCCTCTTTAGTTGTTTAGTGCCCCCTCAAATAGGGAGGAGATTATAGCTACTTGCACATTCTTCTTCATGACATAAAAATGAAGCTACAGACCTTTCTTTCCAAACTTTGTACTTTGTACTGTACATTGAGCCAGACTAAAAGCTCCATctattccttgtttttttttctttttgggaCAGACTTTTATCTTTAGGCTTTGTGAAATATTATTTGATAACATAAGGCAAATTCTTTTTTGGCATCTGTTTGTCATATTTATGGTaaagtggtgttttttgttattgttgggTTGTTGACTTTttaatgtgtatgtatatagttgtttttcattttttcccttttaatatTCAGGAGTTGATGTTCCACGTGTTTGCTAGGAGAAGGCAATGAATTTATGGGTGGATGTGAATGAGTTATTAAAATAAGGGTTACCATGCTTCTGAAAAGCGTGGGTTGCACCATTAGGCCCAGGTGGTGTGTCCCAAAACCTGTAATTTGCTAATTAAGTAGCCTTTTTAGACGTTCCTGTTGCTACCGTTTCTGTTTCGCTTCCTGGAGAAGTGACAAAATGGTACAATGCATGCTGCTGAAGATGTTTTCTATCAAGACTCTATCTTGAAGAAGTGTTACCTTGTTTCCATTTGCCTCCAAAGTTACTCTTGGGAAGATAATGTAAATACTCACAGCAAATTGAACCAGAGTAAAGCATGAGGACATTTCTGACAGTTTTGCCATTTTCTCTAGAGCTAATGAAAGTTCAGAGGGAGAATGTCtacctcctttctttctctctcctaaGATATCAAGTagtttttctgtccttttgaAACAAATGTCACTGTGATCAGGTATCAGATCCCTGACACTCCACATAGAAACtactgaattttttaaaaaaaccatCATGTTAAATATCTTTCCAGCAAATTCTAGCAAGAGTTAGAAAAATAGAACATAAGGTGAAGGTAAGACCTTCAGGCTAGATGATCAGGAGTACAGAGTAGTTTTTACTGTTAAAGATAGAGCTATGATCTTTACTTCAGTCCTCGTTTGGAGTTTCTAGACAGTTAAGTGTCTTGATTTCTTTCACATTGGATCAACAAGCAGCCTTTCTGGACTATGATGTGAACATACGTGAGGTGTAAGGTGGTGTTAAGTTGAAATGAACAAGAACCGTACTGTAGAGACAGTTGAAACTGGTTAGTTCTCATCGGTATCATCGGTGATGACATTAAATAAATCCAAATGAATAGACCGCAGAGATGCTGGCTGATTAGGTTTCCATGGACTAGCTGGTTTGCTCCAGGAGAACTGACAGGAGTGAAATACTGTATGCAGATGGGCTTATCAGGAGCCCAGAAGAAGCAAAATTGTTGTATGACATTGAATGTAGAGCTCTCTTCtcatctctcttcttcttcccaAATTTTGTTGTCTCTGggaattaattttatatttgcattttgcCAGAGCTTTGAGTATCGGTTTTGTAAACCGAATGtgttatacttttttttttccccatcagatTCACTAGTGAGCACAAATCTtgaaaaaacagcaatgaaacGGAACCTTAATAGCTTCTCCTTTAGTTACAGAGGAAACACTAAAGCTGTCTTTACAGATTTGGGATCCCACTGCTGAATTAGCTCTGGTTTCTCAACAGCTGGGCCGTTAACTCCTCAGCTATAAAGTCTAGATCTTCTCTTTGTTCTAAATGAAGCATTAGCTGGTGGTTAAAGCTGGAACATCTTGGTGACAAATCTGTTGTCGAAAACCATACATCCTGCTTTTGCAGCAAACTCTTCTCAGAAATCTTTTGTGAAAAGTTGCAGTAATTAAGTGGTAGCTTTGTTATTCGTTTAAAATAGTAGAGGCTTTCCTAGGTGAAAAAGCCACTGATTTGCTTggaaattgtgttttgtttttctctttttttttctaccacaaTTTCTGTTGATCTCTGGGAATTAAGCCAgagaatttaaatgaaatttaaacgTTCTTTCATTTCTAAGTCTAAATGTCACAAGTGAAACACACAAACCTGGTTAGGCTGTATCTCATGTACATCCATTccttcatgttatttttttaagcaaggcaaaaacaaacaataaccaAGAAGGTGCTGAAGAAAAAGTGAGGATCAGTAGAATATTGAGAAGTCAAAAGCA
This genomic stretch from Meleagris gallopavo isolate NT-WF06-2002-E0010 breed Aviagen turkey brand Nicholas breeding stock chromosome 2, Turkey_5.1, whole genome shotgun sequence harbors:
- the EPHA7 gene encoding ephrin type-A receptor 7 isoform X1, whose translation is MVLRSRLLPWIMLCSVWLLRFAHTGEAQAAKEVILLDSKAQQTELEWISSPPNGWEEISGLDENYTPIRTYQVCQVMESNQNNWLRTNWIAKSNAQRIFVELKFTLRDCNSLPGVLGTCKETFNLYYYETDYDTGRNIRENQYVKIDTIAADESFTQGDLGERKMKLNTEVREIGPLSKKGFYLAFQDVGACIALVSVKVYYKKCWSIIENLAIFPDTVTGSEFSSLVEVRGTCVSSAEEEAENSPKMHCSAEGEWLVPIGKCICKAGYQQKGDTCEHPQSVSS